A single genomic interval of Stieleria maiorica harbors:
- a CDS encoding alkene reductase, which yields MTTSKTNQPPTNLLSSLTIGDLTLQNRVVMAPLTRARAGERRIPNDLMSEYYSQRASAGLIISEATVVSPQGIGWPNTPGIYNDEMTEGWKQVVDAVHDSNGRIFLQLWHTGRASHSDFHDGDLPVAPSAIAIEGDGVHTPSGKKPYETPRALRTDELPGIVSDYRQAAENAKRAGFDGVEIHSANGYLLDQFLQSKTNHRTDAYGGSIENRYRLLSEVVQAVTSVWPSHRVGVRLAPNGAFNDMGSPDYREQFTYVARRLDEHDLGYLHVMDGTGFGFHQLGPAMTLADFREVYSGRLMGNVEYTRESAETAIAEGDTDLIAFGRPYISNPDLVERFANGWPLAETADMSLWYSGGPHGYTDFPAYREAVTA from the coding sequence ATGACAACTTCCAAGACCAACCAACCACCAACGAACCTGCTTTCGTCGCTGACCATCGGTGATCTGACGTTGCAAAATCGTGTCGTCATGGCCCCCCTGACGCGTGCCAGAGCCGGTGAACGCCGCATCCCCAACGATTTGATGTCAGAGTATTACTCACAGCGGGCGTCCGCGGGATTGATCATCAGTGAAGCAACGGTGGTGTCACCGCAGGGAATCGGTTGGCCCAACACCCCGGGGATCTACAACGATGAAATGACCGAAGGCTGGAAGCAGGTCGTCGATGCCGTTCATGACAGCAACGGACGGATCTTTTTGCAACTGTGGCACACCGGCCGCGCGTCACACAGCGATTTCCACGACGGCGACTTGCCCGTTGCCCCCTCGGCGATCGCGATCGAAGGGGACGGCGTTCATACACCCAGCGGGAAAAAACCGTATGAGACACCGCGGGCGCTGCGGACGGACGAACTTCCCGGCATCGTTTCCGATTACCGGCAAGCCGCCGAAAACGCGAAGCGGGCGGGATTCGACGGCGTCGAAATCCACTCCGCCAACGGCTATCTGCTCGATCAGTTCTTGCAATCCAAAACCAATCACCGAACCGATGCCTACGGAGGCAGCATCGAGAACCGATACCGATTGCTGTCAGAAGTCGTCCAGGCGGTCACGTCGGTTTGGCCCTCGCATCGTGTCGGCGTACGACTCGCCCCCAACGGAGCGTTCAATGACATGGGTTCGCCCGACTACCGCGAACAATTCACTTACGTCGCGCGACGACTGGACGAACACGATCTCGGCTACCTGCACGTCATGGACGGAACGGGATTCGGATTTCACCAACTCGGTCCGGCCATGACGCTTGCTGACTTCCGCGAGGTGTATTCCGGTCGGCTAATGGGCAACGTCGAATACACACGCGAGTCCGCTGAAACCGCGATCGCCGAAGGCGACACGGACTTGATCGCGTTCGGACGTCCGTACATCAGCAACCCGGATCTTGTTGAACGCTTCGCCAACGGCTGGCCACTGGCCGAGACCGCAGACATGTCCCTGTGGTACTCCGGCGGCCCGCACGGCTACACGGATTTCCCCGCCTACCGCGAAGCGGTCACAGCGTAG
- a CDS encoding family 78 glycoside hydrolase catalytic domain, which translates to MRDRGYTPLFNGKDLTGWWNPYPHGKAEAVDGEIHLTGDKKFFLVTDKPYTDFRLSVEIHLPDGPANSGVMFRCHVDEDATKKVYGYQAECDGSDRRWSGGLYDEARRRWIWPSIKGRSTEQFLEHAEESQQFFSQPRVRDALNRNGWNRYEVTCVKDLIRIEVNGVETVRFRDATDASGYIGIQHHGEKGQTYRFRNLFLKELPVVPGERHAELTDQSPVTIKRINDKVTQLDFGKVAFGNIVMPVPEGRGMAKVHFGEKLKEGRIDQDPPGTVRYGVTPVRLGQQRGNWIVPAVVDPRNVEQAGLIYANPPAVLTPEAWRSVMPFRWIEIEGVDPEFPFELIRRRAAFSATWNDDASAFECSDETLNRIWDLCKYSIKATTFAGVYVDGDRERIPYEADAYLNQISHYTTDDDVTMAARTFDWLMENGTWPSEWAPHMVFMAYAEWMYSGDTEWLKQRYESLKAKTLLHRSGADGLVRSGESDQNRHDIVDWPKNERDGFVFTEINTVVNAFHIEALEQMAEMAHAIGKDADARAFEARAAGAKTSFHKTLFDEDAGVYRDGVGTDHHSIHANFFPLAFGLIPNENVAGVVDWLAQADMRCSPYAAQYFMDALFSHNRARKALDLILADGDRSWKHMLDSGTTISWEAWDLKYKPNQDWNHAWGAAPANLLPRHVLGAQPGTPGWNTATIRPCPGDLSFARGKVPTSRGPIQIEWTNEESFDLSLSLPPGMTAVVDLPATKNSVGVFAGDTPVPATKRGDRWVVDDVVSGSVRFEVK; encoded by the coding sequence ATGCGCGATCGCGGTTACACGCCGCTGTTCAATGGCAAGGATCTGACGGGATGGTGGAATCCCTATCCGCACGGAAAAGCGGAAGCCGTCGATGGTGAGATCCATTTGACCGGTGACAAGAAGTTTTTCCTGGTCACAGATAAGCCGTACACGGATTTCCGATTGAGTGTCGAGATTCATCTGCCCGACGGCCCTGCGAATTCGGGCGTGATGTTCCGCTGCCATGTCGACGAAGATGCCACCAAGAAAGTCTATGGCTACCAAGCCGAGTGTGATGGATCGGATCGACGTTGGTCCGGTGGCCTTTACGACGAAGCCCGTCGCCGCTGGATCTGGCCGAGCATCAAAGGGCGTTCCACGGAACAGTTCCTTGAACACGCCGAAGAATCCCAGCAGTTCTTTTCACAACCACGGGTTCGCGATGCGCTTAATCGCAACGGCTGGAACCGGTACGAGGTGACCTGCGTGAAGGATTTGATTCGGATTGAGGTCAATGGGGTGGAAACCGTTCGCTTTCGCGATGCGACCGATGCATCGGGCTACATCGGGATTCAGCATCACGGTGAAAAAGGCCAAACGTATCGCTTCCGTAATCTGTTCCTTAAAGAGCTGCCGGTGGTTCCTGGCGAGCGACATGCAGAATTGACCGACCAGTCGCCGGTCACCATCAAACGGATCAACGACAAAGTCACGCAATTGGATTTCGGCAAAGTCGCATTCGGAAACATCGTCATGCCGGTGCCCGAGGGGCGAGGCATGGCGAAGGTGCATTTCGGAGAAAAACTGAAGGAGGGCCGCATCGACCAAGATCCGCCGGGAACGGTTCGCTATGGAGTGACCCCCGTTCGCCTCGGCCAGCAGCGTGGAAATTGGATCGTGCCGGCCGTGGTTGACCCGCGAAACGTCGAGCAGGCGGGGCTGATCTACGCGAATCCTCCAGCGGTTTTGACGCCAGAGGCCTGGCGATCGGTGATGCCGTTTCGTTGGATCGAGATCGAAGGCGTGGATCCAGAATTCCCGTTTGAACTCATTCGTCGCCGGGCTGCGTTTTCGGCGACTTGGAACGACGACGCCAGCGCCTTTGAATGTTCTGACGAAACGCTGAACCGGATTTGGGATCTCTGTAAATACAGCATCAAAGCCACAACGTTTGCAGGCGTCTATGTGGACGGCGATCGGGAACGAATCCCGTACGAGGCGGACGCCTATCTGAATCAGATCAGCCACTACACGACCGATGATGATGTCACGATGGCGGCACGAACGTTTGATTGGTTGATGGAGAACGGGACTTGGCCGAGTGAATGGGCGCCGCACATGGTATTCATGGCCTATGCCGAATGGATGTACTCGGGCGACACCGAGTGGCTGAAGCAGCGTTACGAATCACTGAAGGCAAAAACGCTGCTGCATCGAAGCGGCGCGGACGGATTGGTTCGCAGCGGCGAGTCGGATCAAAATCGACACGACATCGTTGATTGGCCGAAAAACGAACGCGACGGATTTGTGTTTACCGAAATCAATACGGTCGTCAATGCGTTTCACATCGAAGCCCTGGAGCAAATGGCCGAAATGGCTCACGCGATCGGAAAGGACGCCGATGCCAGGGCATTCGAGGCCCGTGCTGCGGGTGCAAAAACATCTTTCCACAAGACGCTCTTTGACGAAGATGCCGGGGTCTACCGTGACGGTGTCGGCACCGATCATCACAGCATCCATGCAAATTTCTTCCCGTTGGCGTTCGGCCTGATCCCCAACGAAAACGTCGCCGGTGTGGTCGACTGGTTGGCTCAGGCGGACATGCGCTGCAGCCCCTACGCAGCCCAATACTTCATGGACGCGCTGTTTAGTCACAACCGAGCTCGAAAGGCTCTCGACCTGATCCTCGCCGACGGAGACCGCAGTTGGAAACACATGCTCGACAGCGGCACGACGATCAGCTGGGAAGCCTGGGATTTGAAGTACAAACCGAATCAGGATTGGAATCATGCCTGGGGTGCCGCGCCGGCGAATCTGCTGCCACGGCATGTCTTGGGGGCCCAGCCCGGCACCCCCGGTTGGAACACGGCCACGATTCGCCCCTGTCCCGGTGATCTGTCCTTCGCCCGCGGCAAAGTCCCCACCTCGCGCGGTCCGATTCAGATCGAGTGGACCAACGAGGAATCGTTCGATCTGTCGCTGTCGTTGCCCCCGGGAATGACAGCGGTGGTGGATCTGCCCGCGACCAAAAATTCCGTCGGTGTGTTTGCCGGCGACACGCCTGTTCCCGCAACTAAACGCGGCGACCGCTGGGTGGTTGACGACGTGGTCAGCGGATCGGTCCGTTTCGAGGTGAAGTAG
- a CDS encoding SDR family NAD(P)-dependent oxidoreductase, with translation MSNQIHNHVLVIGGSHGISLELVRILSARDCQITAISRSQGELADDDLSGKGIRHIECDVVNGDLSKIELPNSLTGFVYCPGSIRLGPVKSAKPELLREDFELNVVGAMKCFQAAIPALRQSGSGSAVFFSTVAVNHGIAMHSYVAAAKGALQALAKTWAAELAPKIRVNCIAPALTETPLSANLLSTDEKKKTMAEKYPMGRYGTANDIAEMAAFLLSQRSRWITGQTIGVDGGMSGIVPL, from the coding sequence ATGAGCAATCAAATTCACAACCACGTCCTCGTCATCGGGGGCAGCCACGGGATCAGTCTGGAACTGGTCCGGATTCTCTCCGCACGCGACTGTCAGATCACCGCCATCTCCCGGAGTCAAGGTGAACTGGCAGACGACGATTTATCCGGTAAGGGCATCCGGCATATCGAGTGCGATGTCGTCAACGGCGACCTGTCGAAGATTGAATTGCCGAATTCGCTGACCGGTTTTGTTTACTGCCCCGGTTCGATTCGGTTGGGGCCGGTCAAGTCGGCCAAGCCGGAGCTGCTTCGTGAGGACTTTGAGCTGAATGTTGTGGGGGCGATGAAGTGTTTCCAGGCAGCCATCCCTGCGCTGCGGCAGTCGGGATCGGGGAGCGCGGTGTTCTTCTCGACCGTCGCGGTCAACCACGGGATCGCGATGCACAGTTATGTCGCGGCCGCCAAGGGCGCGCTGCAAGCACTCGCGAAAACCTGGGCCGCCGAACTCGCACCGAAGATTCGCGTCAACTGCATCGCCCCAGCGCTGACCGAGACGCCATTGTCGGCAAATCTGCTGTCGACGGACGAAAAGAAAAAGACGATGGCGGAAAAGTACCCGATGGGACGCTACGGTACGGCGAACGACATTGCGGAAATGGCCGCGTTCCTGCTCTCCCAGCGCAGTCGATGGATCACCGGCCAGACCATCGGCGTCGACGGGGGAATGTCCGGAATCGTTCCTTTGTAA
- a CDS encoding zinc ribbon domain-containing protein: protein MNNVTKDAALLNRTPCSKCGKVVDDRAPACPWCGESIYVEHPADITPTKHRQLKIHRWR from the coding sequence ATGAACAACGTTACCAAAGACGCTGCACTGCTTAATCGCACGCCGTGTTCTAAATGCGGCAAAGTAGTCGACGACCGTGCCCCCGCCTGCCCGTGGTGTGGAGAAAGTATTTACGTCGAGCACCCTGCCGACATCACGCCCACCAAACACCGACAACTGAAGATCCATCGCTGGCGGTAA
- a CDS encoding FtsX-like permease family protein: protein MTNLGFITKLVTSRMRLHPGRMIITTVGVIASTCALVWVVSGYDALVSQFDENAGKYLGRYDALVMAGGGLPGSPPATISSALIDALDDDAGVLEVNPVSSSRVSATRVRRETDAEEPETSLGLLVGDRPPVNGAPPVGPTLVATPASDPPYEIVDGDWLGNEVDTATAVVGEDVAKELKLSVGDELLVTTFGNQVRLPLVGIIEQAPQAPSLGGGRGQRGGGARDGGRPGVKTPRPGERPKQSGAPAIGLPSGFIQGVPTSAIYVRPEMAETINGFPATPQVLQIALRESVTIDQFREVWGGKLADNRPALRLIDFDDVRSGMESGRSVSGQQSQAWAATGMASLAAIFIIFSTLSMGVSERTREFAMLRAVALTRWQIAGIIAIESVFLALLGWTGGLLAGWLMVLVGSRVLPGLFSSGAVLGWTSILLSGLTVLVGASAAAVLPAWRAMRIKPLDAMSSRPATPNPRRWVILGGIGLILSAATPISVFALPMSDQWRSWCYSFVTYPMLLLGMILLAPAVVVGCERLCGPVLTGLMRLDPRMMKTQLSSNLWRSVGATLALSVGLGLYASTQTWGYSMLVPFTPGKWLPDALVAFHPIGLTDDDVALVEQVEGVKSDQVMPLAIEQAKFDWQGEDPPSRLKFGDNGIVCGLDPHRAFGGEAPFLEVTFVGGTRESAIKAIANDNGCVVSEDFVMATGLDVGDPVAFTLPSDEDQRVTYTIAGVVALPGWQWVTKFSGVRRHFVRTGTLLFADRRRVHRDFGLKRTEFVWMNFQDAADLEKVASEFQSIAERHSGETFTAAGVGEVKSYRPFARMTATDTVRKAIKMRADDMIWGMSYLPLITLAIMSLAIANTVIASVRSRTWEFGVMRSIGVTGGQLIRLVFAETALIAIAACVLSLAFGLVAGWCGVGMAQFGGWFAGPPSFLIPWGQLSIGFAFTLALCFLAGLWPALKTARAEPLGLLQAGRATQ, encoded by the coding sequence ATGACCAACCTCGGTTTCATCACCAAACTTGTGACGTCACGGATGCGACTGCATCCCGGACGGATGATCATCACCACCGTGGGAGTGATCGCATCGACCTGTGCCCTGGTTTGGGTCGTGAGCGGCTACGACGCGTTGGTGTCACAGTTCGATGAAAACGCGGGGAAGTATCTGGGGCGTTACGATGCCCTGGTGATGGCAGGCGGCGGGCTGCCGGGATCGCCTCCGGCAACCATCTCGTCCGCATTGATTGATGCGCTCGATGACGATGCCGGCGTCTTGGAAGTCAATCCGGTCAGCAGTTCACGTGTTTCGGCGACGCGTGTCAGACGCGAAACCGATGCCGAGGAGCCTGAAACATCGCTGGGCTTGCTGGTCGGAGACCGTCCGCCGGTCAATGGTGCCCCGCCAGTCGGCCCCACACTTGTCGCCACACCCGCGAGCGACCCGCCTTATGAGATCGTGGACGGGGATTGGTTGGGCAATGAGGTCGACACCGCGACGGCGGTGGTCGGTGAAGACGTTGCCAAGGAGTTGAAGCTGTCCGTCGGCGACGAGTTGCTGGTGACCACGTTTGGAAACCAAGTCCGTTTACCGCTTGTCGGGATCATCGAACAAGCCCCCCAAGCACCTTCGCTGGGCGGAGGCCGTGGCCAGCGTGGTGGCGGGGCTCGCGACGGCGGACGCCCTGGCGTTAAAACACCGCGACCAGGGGAGCGCCCGAAACAATCGGGAGCACCCGCCATCGGATTGCCCAGCGGTTTTATTCAGGGCGTGCCCACCAGTGCAATCTACGTTCGTCCCGAGATGGCGGAAACGATCAATGGTTTTCCCGCGACGCCACAAGTGCTGCAGATCGCGCTGCGGGAATCGGTCACGATCGACCAGTTTCGTGAGGTCTGGGGAGGCAAGCTTGCCGACAACCGACCGGCGCTTCGGCTGATCGATTTTGATGACGTGCGCAGCGGCATGGAATCGGGCAGAAGCGTGTCGGGGCAACAATCACAAGCCTGGGCTGCCACCGGCATGGCATCCCTGGCGGCGATCTTCATCATCTTTTCGACGCTCAGCATGGGCGTCAGCGAACGAACACGCGAGTTCGCGATGCTCCGTGCGGTGGCGCTGACGCGCTGGCAGATCGCGGGGATCATCGCGATCGAAAGTGTGTTTTTGGCGTTGCTCGGTTGGACCGGCGGGCTGCTCGCCGGCTGGTTGATGGTGCTGGTCGGCAGCCGCGTTCTGCCGGGGCTGTTTAGCTCCGGCGCCGTCTTGGGTTGGACCAGCATCTTGCTGAGCGGTCTGACCGTGCTGGTCGGAGCGTCGGCCGCGGCGGTTCTGCCCGCATGGCGCGCGATGCGGATCAAACCGCTCGACGCGATGTCCTCTCGCCCCGCCACCCCCAACCCTCGCCGCTGGGTGATCCTCGGCGGCATCGGCCTGATCCTTTCCGCGGCGACTCCCATCAGCGTGTTCGCCTTGCCAATGTCGGACCAATGGCGCAGCTGGTGTTACTCGTTCGTCACCTATCCGATGCTGCTGTTGGGGATGATCTTACTTGCTCCCGCGGTAGTTGTCGGCTGCGAAAGACTGTGTGGGCCTGTGCTCACAGGCCTGATGCGGTTGGATCCGCGGATGATGAAGACACAACTTTCGAGCAACCTTTGGCGCAGCGTCGGCGCCACCTTAGCTCTTTCTGTCGGTCTGGGCCTTTACGCGTCGACACAGACGTGGGGCTATTCGATGCTGGTGCCGTTCACACCTGGGAAGTGGTTGCCCGATGCGCTGGTCGCGTTTCATCCGATCGGTCTGACCGACGATGACGTCGCGTTGGTCGAGCAAGTGGAGGGAGTGAAATCGGACCAAGTGATGCCTTTGGCGATCGAGCAGGCCAAATTTGATTGGCAGGGCGAAGACCCACCGAGTCGGTTGAAGTTCGGCGACAACGGCATTGTTTGCGGTTTGGATCCCCACCGGGCCTTCGGCGGCGAAGCTCCCTTTTTGGAGGTGACGTTCGTTGGCGGCACGCGTGAGTCGGCAATCAAAGCGATTGCCAACGACAATGGCTGTGTGGTTTCCGAAGACTTCGTGATGGCTACCGGGTTGGATGTCGGCGATCCGGTCGCGTTCACCCTGCCGTCGGACGAAGACCAGCGAGTCACGTACACGATCGCAGGCGTGGTCGCGCTGCCGGGTTGGCAATGGGTGACGAAGTTCTCGGGAGTCCGCCGACACTTCGTGCGAACCGGAACCCTGCTGTTTGCCGATCGCCGGCGCGTTCATCGAGATTTCGGATTGAAACGCACCGAGTTCGTTTGGATGAACTTCCAGGATGCAGCGGACCTGGAAAAGGTGGCGTCAGAGTTTCAATCGATCGCAGAGCGTCACAGCGGCGAAACGTTTACGGCAGCCGGCGTCGGAGAAGTCAAATCGTATCGGCCGTTCGCTCGGATGACGGCGACCGACACGGTACGCAAGGCCATCAAGATGCGTGCCGACGACATGATCTGGGGGATGAGCTATCTGCCGTTGATCACGCTGGCAATCATGTCGTTGGCGATCGCCAACACGGTGATCGCGTCGGTTCGGTCGCGGACCTGGGAATTCGGCGTGATGCGATCGATCGGGGTGACCGGCGGCCAATTGATTCGTTTGGTGTTCGCGGAGACCGCTCTGATTGCGATCGCTGCTTGCGTCTTGAGCCTGGCGTTTGGGTTGGTCGCCGGCTGGTGCGGCGTCGGCATGGCGCAATTCGGCGGCTGGTTCGCCGGGCCGCCTTCATTCCTGATCCCATGGGGGCAGTTGTCGATCGGGTTCGCATTCACGTTGGCGTTGTGTTTTCTGGCGGGACTGTGGCCGGCGCTGAAAACGGCGCGAGCCGAACCGCTCGGTCTGCTCCAGGCCGGACGTGCGACGCAGTGA
- a CDS encoding ferredoxin reductase domain-containing protein has protein sequence MVKSYPTQQFPSHEGVTKHLGRDIEVNDRVIFSDPWGTIEFKGTGVFIAGGAGITPFIAILRKLEQDGQLEGNRLFFSNKAREDVFLQGELFRMMGRAAVCTLTQEKHRDYEHGRIDKDWLQSRVDDYSQPFYVCGPPSMVDDLKSALKDLGAEVNSIVFEE, from the coding sequence ATGGTCAAGTCTTACCCGACACAGCAATTCCCATCGCACGAAGGCGTCACCAAACACCTGGGCCGCGACATCGAAGTCAACGACCGCGTCATCTTTAGCGACCCGTGGGGCACGATCGAGTTTAAGGGGACGGGGGTCTTTATCGCCGGGGGAGCAGGGATCACTCCGTTTATCGCGATCTTGCGAAAGCTGGAACAAGACGGGCAGTTAGAAGGAAATCGGCTGTTCTTTTCTAACAAGGCACGCGAAGACGTTTTCCTGCAGGGGGAGTTGTTCCGCATGATGGGCCGGGCCGCCGTGTGCACCCTGACACAAGAGAAGCATCGCGACTACGAACATGGCCGCATCGACAAAGATTGGCTGCAAAGCCGAGTCGATGACTATTCCCAACCGTTCTACGTCTGCGGGCCTCCGTCGATGGTTGACGACCTGAAGTCGGCGTTGAAGGATCTTGGCGCGGAAGTCAACTCGATCGTTTTCGAAGAGTAA